A genome region from Myroides fluvii includes the following:
- a CDS encoding Rossmann-fold NAD(P)-binding domain-containing protein, with protein sequence MKQFFSVHDIPSLSEAVKTALECKANPFQNENLGKHKVMGLVFLNPSLRTRMSTQKAAMHLGMQVMIMNMTSDGWALETKDGVVMDGNTAEHIKEAAAVMGEYCDILGLRSFPGLKDATEDYSEELFSKFTQYCGKPVVSLESATRHPLQSFTDLLTIIEKGDYLFDESKKQYVPQGKKPKVVLTWAPHVKALPQAVPNSFAEWMIQAEKEGLLDFVITHPEGYGLSEEFTQGARVTTNQREALQEADFVYVKNWSSYENYGQITCTDPSWMLTLDHLKETNQAKVMHCLPVRRDLVIAAEVLDSEHAIVIEEAGNRVWAAQAVLQEMLKNK encoded by the coding sequence ATGAAACAATTTTTTTCAGTACACGATATACCTTCTTTGTCAGAAGCGGTGAAGACCGCTCTGGAATGTAAGGCAAATCCTTTCCAAAATGAAAATCTAGGAAAGCACAAAGTAATGGGATTGGTTTTCTTAAATCCAAGCTTGAGAACGCGAATGAGTACCCAAAAAGCAGCGATGCACTTGGGGATGCAAGTGATGATTATGAATATGACCTCAGATGGCTGGGCGTTGGAAACCAAAGATGGCGTAGTGATGGACGGCAATACAGCGGAACACATCAAAGAGGCGGCTGCTGTAATGGGAGAATATTGCGATATTTTAGGGTTGCGTTCCTTTCCTGGATTGAAAGATGCAACAGAGGATTATAGCGAAGAATTGTTTAGCAAGTTCACTCAATACTGTGGAAAACCCGTGGTGAGTTTAGAAAGTGCAACCAGACATCCGCTACAAAGCTTTACAGATCTTTTGACCATCATTGAAAAAGGGGACTATTTATTTGATGAAAGCAAAAAACAATATGTGCCACAAGGAAAAAAACCAAAGGTTGTCTTGACCTGGGCTCCTCATGTGAAAGCGTTACCGCAAGCGGTTCCCAATTCATTTGCCGAATGGATGATTCAAGCCGAAAAAGAGGGATTGCTCGATTTCGTTATTACACACCCAGAAGGGTATGGTTTGAGTGAGGAATTTACACAAGGTGCTAGGGTAACAACAAACCAAAGGGAAGCTTTACAAGAGGCTGATTTTGTGTATGTAAAAAACTGGTCAAGCTATGAGAATTATGGACAAATTACGTGTACAGATCCTTCTTGGATGTTGACTTTAGATCATTTAAAGGAAACCAATCAAGCCAAAGTGATGCACTGTTTACCAGTAAGACGCGATTTGGTCATTGCTGCTGAAGTACTGGATAGCGAACATGCCATTGTTATTGAAGAAGCTGGAAATAGAGTATGGGCAGCCCAAGCAGTATTGCAAGAAATGTTGAAAAATAAATAG
- a CDS encoding aspartate aminotransferase family protein, which produces MMKLYDVYPLNPIEIVKGQGSCVWDKNGQAYLDLYGGHAVISIGHTHPHYVSRLKQQLDQIGFYSNSIEIPLQHQVAALLGEVSGLNEYQLFLCNSGAEANENALKIASFHTGRKKVIAFEKAFHGRTSLAVAATDNPKIVAPVNETEHLVFLPFNDEDALEQAFASYGGEVAAVIIEGIQGVGGIQVATPSFLQKIRTLTTQYDAVFIADEIQCGYGRTGSFYAVNDAGVQADIYTMAKGMGNGFPIGALALAPVFKPWHGQLGTTFGGNHLACAAALAVLEVMQQEQLLIQAKEIGGYLLTELKKLDKIQEVRGKGLMIGIDLAPELKNLRSDLLFQDHIFTGNASPNVIRLLPALTLSETEADVFLEKFSKRLQQY; this is translated from the coding sequence ATGATGAAATTATATGATGTATATCCTTTAAACCCCATTGAAATAGTTAAAGGACAGGGAAGTTGTGTTTGGGATAAAAATGGACAAGCGTATTTAGATTTATATGGCGGACATGCTGTTATTTCTATCGGACATACACATCCTCATTATGTTAGTCGTTTAAAACAACAACTGGACCAGATCGGATTTTATTCTAATTCAATAGAAATTCCCTTACAGCATCAAGTTGCAGCTTTGTTGGGCGAAGTATCAGGTTTAAACGAGTATCAATTGTTTTTGTGTAATTCGGGCGCAGAAGCGAATGAAAATGCGTTGAAAATAGCGTCTTTTCATACTGGAAGAAAAAAGGTAATCGCTTTTGAAAAAGCCTTTCACGGGCGAACTTCTTTAGCGGTTGCGGCAACGGATAATCCTAAGATTGTAGCCCCAGTTAATGAAACAGAACACTTGGTTTTCTTGCCTTTTAATGATGAAGATGCGCTAGAACAGGCGTTTGCTTCCTATGGAGGTGAAGTAGCAGCCGTAATCATTGAAGGAATTCAAGGCGTTGGGGGAATTCAGGTAGCTACACCTTCCTTTCTACAAAAAATAAGAACCTTAACAACACAATATGACGCTGTTTTTATCGCAGACGAAATTCAATGTGGATACGGTAGAACAGGTTCTTTTTATGCGGTTAATGATGCAGGGGTGCAAGCAGATATTTACACGATGGCTAAAGGGATGGGGAATGGTTTTCCAATCGGTGCATTAGCACTGGCGCCAGTATTCAAACCTTGGCATGGTCAATTGGGAACAACATTTGGCGGAAACCATTTAGCTTGCGCTGCAGCATTAGCCGTTTTAGAAGTGATGCAACAAGAGCAATTGTTGATTCAAGCCAAAGAAATTGGAGGTTACCTATTGACGGAATTAAAAAAACTAGATAAAATACAAGAAGTGAGAGGAAAAGGATTGATGATTGGCATTGATCTTGCCCCAGAACTAAAAAACTTGCGATCGGATCTTTTGTTTCAAGACCACATCTTTACGGGCAATGCTAGTCCAAACGTGATTCGTTTACTACCTGCGCTTACACTGAGCGAGACAGAGGCGGATGTGTTTTTAGAGAAATTCAGCAAAAGATTACAACAGTATTAA
- a CDS encoding M20 family metallo-hydrolase: MKKELTIEAIQLLKRLIATPSFSKEEGNTAELIAQFLIKHGVAIHRDLHNVWAFNKYYDSNKPTILLNSHHDTVRPNKDYTRDPFQAEIIDGKLYGLGSNDAGGCLVSLLATFVYFYEQKELRYNICLAATAEEEISGTEGLESVIPKLGTLDFAIVGEPTQMHLAVAERGLMVLDCVAKGRSGHAARNEGENAILNAIEDIAWFSTYQFPKVSEEFGPIKMSVTMIQAGTQHNVVPASCDFVVDVRVTDAYTNEEVLEIVKQQVSCEVNARSTRLKPSSIAKDHPVVQAGIQLGRATYGSPTTSDQALLDIPSLKCGPGDSARSHTADEFVYVSEIEEGISLYIEMLNQIVK, from the coding sequence ATGAAAAAAGAACTCACGATAGAGGCGATTCAGCTGTTAAAAAGACTGATTGCAACTCCTTCATTCAGTAAAGAAGAAGGAAATACGGCAGAATTAATTGCACAATTTCTCATAAAGCACGGCGTTGCTATTCACCGTGACTTACACAATGTTTGGGCGTTTAATAAATACTATGATTCGAATAAACCGACGATTTTGTTGAATTCACATCACGATACGGTTCGTCCAAATAAAGATTATACTCGAGATCCTTTTCAAGCCGAAATTATTGATGGTAAACTTTATGGATTAGGAAGTAATGATGCAGGAGGATGTTTAGTTTCGCTTTTGGCTACTTTTGTGTATTTCTATGAACAAAAAGAGTTGAGATACAACATTTGTCTAGCGGCTACGGCAGAAGAAGAAATATCGGGAACGGAAGGATTAGAATCCGTCATTCCTAAGCTTGGTACTTTGGATTTTGCTATTGTAGGAGAGCCTACTCAAATGCATTTAGCGGTGGCAGAACGCGGATTAATGGTGTTGGATTGTGTGGCTAAAGGACGTTCTGGACATGCAGCGCGTAATGAAGGTGAAAATGCTATATTAAATGCAATAGAGGACATTGCGTGGTTTTCAACCTATCAATTTCCAAAAGTATCGGAAGAATTTGGACCAATTAAGATGAGTGTAACGATGATTCAAGCGGGAACCCAACACAATGTCGTACCTGCAAGCTGTGATTTTGTCGTTGATGTTCGCGTTACGGATGCCTACACCAACGAGGAAGTTTTAGAAATAGTGAAACAACAGGTGAGTTGTGAGGTAAACGCGCGTTCAACGCGTTTAAAACCCTCTTCTATTGCAAAAGATCACCCTGTTGTGCAAGCAGGTATTCAGTTGGGACGCGCTACGTATGGATCGCCAACAACGAGTGATCAAGCGTTGTTGGACATCCCGTCGTTAAAATGTGGCCCTGGA
- the argB gene encoding acetylglutamate kinase: protein MQKLTVIKIGGNIVDNEKALHDFLALFVQIESPKILVHGGGKLATKLASELAISTEMVEGRRITSAAMLPVTVMVYAGLINKQIVAQLQQRKCDALGVSGADAQLIKSHKRPKVPVDYGYVGDFSPQDVQVHRLKQFLALGLCPVFSAITADQEGQLLNTNADTIASNLAIALATDYQVDLIYCFERKGVLRDIKDAESVISTINTANFDQLKNEGIIVEGMLPKIENALAAVEQKVHQVCIKSAQDLLKQTAGTVISL, encoded by the coding sequence ATGCAAAAACTAACCGTAATTAAAATAGGAGGAAATATCGTAGATAATGAAAAGGCTTTGCATGACTTTTTAGCCCTTTTTGTACAAATCGAATCTCCAAAAATACTGGTTCATGGAGGAGGAAAACTGGCTACAAAATTAGCTAGTGAATTAGCCATTTCCACAGAAATGGTTGAGGGACGAAGAATTACCTCTGCAGCGATGTTACCCGTTACGGTTATGGTTTATGCGGGATTGATTAATAAGCAAATCGTGGCTCAACTACAACAGCGAAAGTGTGATGCTTTGGGTGTTTCTGGGGCAGATGCGCAACTCATCAAAAGTCATAAACGCCCAAAAGTGCCTGTAGACTACGGTTATGTAGGAGATTTTTCTCCTCAAGACGTTCAGGTTCATCGCTTAAAGCAGTTTTTAGCCTTAGGACTTTGTCCTGTTTTTTCTGCTATTACCGCTGATCAAGAAGGGCAGTTATTAAATACAAACGCAGATACAATAGCTTCAAATCTGGCTATCGCCTTAGCAACAGACTATCAAGTAGACTTGATTTATTGCTTTGAACGCAAAGGTGTATTGCGTGATATAAAGGATGCAGAATCTGTTATATCAACAATCAACACTGCTAATTTTGACCAACTAAAAAACGAGGGAATTATCGTGGAAGGGATGTTGCCAAAAATAGAAAATGCATTGGCCGCTGTGGAACAAAAGGTACATCAAGTTTGTATTAAATCTGCACAAGATTTGTTGAAACAAACAGCAGGGACGGTAATTAGTCTGTAA